In the genome of Gemmatimonadaceae bacterium, the window GGTCGGATCGCGATGGGACGACATGGTGCGCCTCATGGTGATTCGGCCGCGTCGCGTACTGATCGTTGCCGCGGATCGAGGCGAAGCAGGATCAGATCGGCCACAAGATTGGCCGCAATCACCGCCGTCGCGTAGATCAGGGTGAGGCCAAGCACGACGGGGTAGTCGCGAGCCGCAATCGCCGTCAGCAAGGTCCGGCCGAGTCCCGGCCAGGCGAATACCTGTTCGACGAACACCGAACCAGCAATCACGCCGGGAAGGGTCAGACCGAACAACACGACGAGGGGTGTCAGTGCGGTGCGAAGGACATACCAAATCGTTCAATGCGCGCTCGGGAAAGGCCACACGCCGAAGCGGCCGCCGACCTGCGGTGCGCGCGATGCCTCGAGCATCGCGTGACGCACATACCGCGCGACGTAAGCAGCTCCCGGAAGGACCAGCACCGTCAGCAGCAGCACCGCGTGACGCGCCGACGTCGCCAGCGCGCGAGCCCTCGGCCAGTCAGTAAGCGATTCCGCCAAAGGTAAGCAATCGCAACCAGAACGGAACACCGACAGCGGACGCG includes:
- a CDS encoding ABC transporter permease subunit, which gives rise to MLFGLTLPGVIAGSVFVEQVFAWPGLGRTLLTAIAARDYPVVLGLTLIYATAVIAANLVADLILLRLDPRQRSVRDAAESP